A genomic region of Magnolia sinica isolate HGM2019 chromosome 6, MsV1, whole genome shotgun sequence contains the following coding sequences:
- the LOC131249316 gene encoding prefoldin subunit 2 isoform X1 — MASGGDGREPVNEQAIANLYAAMRSDINQLYSKITELEMEVSEHSLVIGAIQPLDPSRRCYRMIGGVLVERTIKEVLPAVQRNKDGLQEVISRLNEALEKKKKEISEFEAKYKIRIRKSDEEARDDSGPKEGSAQGVLVGPAGSDQ, encoded by the coding sequence atGGCGAGTGGCGGTGATGGCAGAGAGCCAGTGAACGAGCAGGCGATTGCAAACTTATATGCCGCCATGAGGTCTGATATCAACCAACTCTACTCAAAAATCACAGAACTAGAGATGGAGGTGAGTGAACACTCACTAGTGATTGGGGCCATCCAACCGCTCGATCCATCCAGGCGTTGCTACCGAATGATTGGGGGAGTGCTGGTTGAGAGGACGATCAAGGAGGTTTTACCTGCCGTCCAGCGGAACAAGGATGGCCTCCAGGAGGTGATCTCACGACTCAACGAGGCcttggaaaagaagaagaaagaaatttcAGAATTTGAAGCTAAATACAAGATCAGGATCAGGAAATCTGATGAAGAGGCCAGGGACGACAGTGGCCCGAAGGAAGGCTCTGCTCAGGGTGTTCTTGTGGGGCCAGCAGGCAGCGATCAGTGA